One part of the Streptomyces sp. NBC_00286 genome encodes these proteins:
- a CDS encoding chaplin, which translates to MKNLKKAAAVTMMAGGLVAAGAGFASATDAHASGQAVGSPGIASGNLIQAPVDVDSNVVGNTANVVGVLNPAFANDGFNG; encoded by the coding sequence GTGAAGAACCTGAAGAAGGCCGCAGCCGTCACGATGATGGCCGGTGGCCTGGTTGCCGCCGGTGCCGGCTTCGCGTCCGCCACCGACGCGCACGCCTCCGGCCAGGCCGTCGGCTCGCCGGGCATCGCCTCGGGCAACCTCATCCAGGCCCCGGTAGACGTCGACTCGAACGTGGTCGGCAACACCGCGAACGTCGTAGGCGTCCTGAACCCGGCCTTCGCCAACGACGGCTTCAACGGCTGA
- a CDS encoding response regulator transcription factor: MADAIKVLLVDDHQVVRRGLRTFLEIQDDIEVVGEASDGEEGVARAEELKPDIVLMDVKMPGMDGVAALRRLRELDNPARVLIVTSFTEQRTVVPALRAGAAGYVYKDVDPDALAGAIRSVHAGHILLQPEVAEALLSQEDSNFGQGRGGSLTEREQEVLGLIADGRSNREIARALVLSEKTVKTHVSNILMKLDLADRTQAALWAVRHGVTG, translated from the coding sequence GTGGCTGACGCAATCAAGGTGCTGCTCGTCGACGACCACCAAGTGGTACGCCGCGGACTGCGCACCTTCCTGGAGATACAGGACGACATCGAGGTCGTGGGAGAGGCGTCCGACGGCGAAGAAGGAGTGGCCCGGGCCGAGGAGTTGAAGCCCGACATCGTCCTCATGGACGTCAAGATGCCCGGCATGGACGGCGTCGCCGCCCTGCGCAGGCTGCGCGAACTCGACAACCCCGCGCGCGTGCTCATCGTCACCAGCTTCACCGAGCAGCGCACGGTCGTTCCGGCCCTGCGCGCGGGCGCCGCCGGATATGTCTACAAGGACGTGGACCCCGACGCCCTGGCCGGAGCCATCCGCTCCGTCCATGCGGGACACATCCTTCTGCAACCCGAGGTGGCCGAGGCGCTGCTGTCCCAGGAGGACTCCAACTTCGGCCAGGGGAGAGGCGGTTCACTCACCGAGCGGGAGCAGGAGGTACTCGGCCTGATCGCCGACGGCCGCTCCAACCGCGAGATAGCCCGCGCCCTCGTCCTCTCCGAGAAGACGGTCAAGACACACGTCTCGAACATCTTGATGAAGCTCGACCTCGCCGACCGCACCCAGGCCGCCCTGTGGGCCGTACGCCATGGGGTGACCGGCTGA
- a CDS encoding S-adenosylmethionine:tRNA ribosyltransferase-isomerase, giving the protein MTIAAVQVPEELLARVPVEQRGLGLDRDGVRLLVSCGAQEVSHHAFAELPELLRAGDLLIVNTSSTLAAAVDGRLGHARVVVHFSTLGEDGRWAVELRDPDGKGTTRARKSSWARSAPCKGGGGRRAGGPAGTEVRLPEDVRLVLEEPLTARSPRLWWARVSEPDVPGLLRRHGRPIRYAYTERDQSLSVYQTVFALPSADGVGSAEMPSAARPFTPRLVAELVSRGVQFAPITLHTGVASAEAHEPPYPERFAVPEASARLINAAKAKQIRREALPWKGGGGRREGGRVIAVGTTAVRAVESAVGDDGVVRAAEGWTDLVVTPERGVRVVDGLLTGLHEPEASHLLMLEAIAGSAAIRRSYDEALRGRYLWHEFGDMHLVLPSENSDGRETSENPHTEHCVSNCW; this is encoded by the coding sequence ATGACGATCGCCGCTGTCCAGGTTCCGGAGGAGTTGCTGGCCCGGGTGCCGGTCGAGCAGCGGGGGCTCGGGCTCGATCGGGACGGGGTGCGGTTGCTTGTCTCGTGCGGGGCTCAGGAGGTGTCCCATCACGCGTTCGCGGAGTTGCCGGAGCTGTTGCGGGCCGGGGATCTGCTGATCGTGAACACGTCGTCGACGCTGGCGGCGGCAGTAGACGGCCGGCTCGGGCACGCGCGCGTGGTGGTGCATTTCTCCACGCTGGGCGAGGACGGGCGGTGGGCCGTTGAGCTGCGGGATCCCGACGGAAAGGGCACCACACGCGCGCGTAAATCAAGCTGGGCGCGAAGCGCTCCTTGCAAGGGTGGTGGCGGGAGACGGGCGGGAGGTCCCGCGGGTACGGAGGTGCGCCTCCCCGAGGACGTACGACTCGTTCTGGAGGAGCCGCTCACCGCGCGGAGCCCCCGGCTGTGGTGGGCGCGGGTGTCGGAACCGGACGTCCCTGGGTTACTGCGGCGGCACGGGAGGCCGATTCGGTACGCGTACACGGAGCGGGACCAGTCCCTGTCGGTGTACCAGACCGTGTTCGCGCTGCCGTCCGCGGACGGTGTGGGCAGTGCGGAGATGCCGAGTGCCGCGCGGCCCTTCACGCCGCGTCTGGTGGCGGAGCTGGTGAGCCGGGGTGTGCAGTTCGCGCCGATCACGCTGCACACCGGAGTGGCGTCGGCAGAGGCGCACGAGCCGCCGTATCCGGAGCGGTTCGCGGTGCCCGAGGCGTCGGCGCGGCTGATCAACGCGGCGAAGGCAAAACAAATAAGGCGCGAAGCGCTTCCTTGGAAGGGTGGTGGTGGGCGACGGGAGGGCGGCAGGGTCATCGCGGTCGGTACGACGGCTGTACGGGCCGTGGAATCCGCGGTCGGCGACGACGGGGTCGTACGAGCAGCGGAGGGCTGGACCGATCTCGTGGTGACCCCGGAGCGCGGGGTGCGGGTGGTCGACGGCCTCCTCACCGGGCTGCACGAACCGGAGGCCTCGCATCTGCTGATGCTGGAGGCGATCGCGGGCTCGGCGGCGATCCGGCGCAGCTACGACGAGGCACTGCGTGGCCGCTATCTGTGGCACGAGTTCGGCGACATGCATCTCGTCCTGCCGTCCGAGAACTCTGACGGGCGTGAGACGTCCGAGAACCCTCACACAGAGCATTGCGTCAGCAACTGCTGGTGA
- a CDS encoding NfeD family protein yields the protein MDDIDAWVWWLIGAAGLGIPLVVTAMPEFGMLAVGAVAGALTAGLGGGVVLQVLVFIAVSVALIAVVRPIAARHRAQMPQLATGIDALKGKQAVVLERVDSSGGRVKLGGEVWSARALDTGRAYEVGQEVDVVDIEGATAIVM from the coding sequence GTGGACGACATCGACGCATGGGTGTGGTGGTTGATCGGCGCGGCCGGGCTAGGAATCCCGCTCGTCGTGACCGCGATGCCGGAGTTCGGAATGCTCGCCGTCGGCGCCGTGGCGGGCGCCCTGACCGCGGGACTCGGGGGCGGTGTGGTCCTCCAGGTCCTGGTCTTCATCGCGGTCTCGGTCGCGCTCATCGCCGTCGTACGCCCCATCGCGGCCCGACATCGCGCCCAGATGCCCCAACTCGCCACGGGCATAGACGCGTTGAAGGGCAAACAGGCCGTCGTCCTGGAGCGGGTCGACAGCTCAGGAGGGCGGGTCAAGCTCGGCGGAGAAGTCTGGTCCGCGCGTGCCCTCGACACCGGACGGGCCTACGAAGTCGGCCAGGAGGTCGATGTCGTGGACATCGAAGGTGCCACGGCGATCGTCATGTGA
- a CDS encoding streptophobe family protein, whose amino-acid sequence MSYETARDGRRLPVGDVLLSAIAAVSWALIGMAGVAALGLHLLEADASGSLGTMTAAVVALGAGGSVTPSGDVSAFGLEGAEAETALQITPLGVSLVGALLLAWFFLRSLRAAGVVISPGELAARAGAVVVLFVAMLGGLAWAGHDVITIDGGSLGLDQLPGGGLPDDIEVPGLGDIGGLLPDRLGDLANANAEVGFTVDTVPTLLGGTGWVLGVLLIALLASRRTPLPRGWEAVHRVVRPAASALVTVLLVAVLAGLAAAAYAAIGDDHPKRIAGAALLGAPNGVWLGVPIGLFVPWDGSASGGLVQFLPAPLDELLSLSSDQPATLGRLAELDGRVWLLGVATALMMLYAGVLTAVRTPFVRARGAALGFAGRCALRLAIVTALALPLLAWLTEVSVDASLSVLGVDAFDAGIELHGQLGMAMLLGALWGAGAGAAGALLACASGAAGRRAAPLARGDAEGSTEPGGQTRPVEPVAPSYAESPEQRYAESPEQPGPYSPAPSYRSPNPDTNPYLNLPDDLREPEDGRRHPGPRPPGTRAPGARPPAAPPPGSRPPAAPPPGARPSGAQSPGPRPPGAQPPGSWPPGTQPPGQRPSGAQPPGSQPPGAQAPETGRPPDVYGAPTVAGPYTPPPAPKPRSKRGPSQDGPPPPPEEPPPPPRRPRGRP is encoded by the coding sequence ATGAGCTACGAGACCGCCAGGGACGGCAGGCGACTGCCGGTGGGCGATGTGCTGTTGTCCGCGATCGCCGCTGTGAGCTGGGCGTTGATCGGGATGGCGGGCGTGGCCGCGCTGGGGCTGCATCTGCTGGAGGCGGACGCGTCGGGCTCGCTCGGGACGATGACCGCGGCTGTGGTGGCGCTCGGGGCGGGTGGTTCGGTGACGCCGTCCGGCGATGTCTCGGCCTTCGGCCTCGAGGGCGCCGAGGCGGAGACCGCCCTACAGATCACGCCACTCGGAGTGAGCCTTGTGGGTGCGCTTCTGCTGGCCTGGTTCTTCCTACGCTCCTTGCGCGCGGCGGGAGTTGTCATCTCACCCGGTGAACTCGCGGCGCGCGCGGGCGCGGTCGTGGTGCTCTTCGTGGCGATGCTCGGCGGACTCGCCTGGGCGGGTCACGACGTGATCACGATTGACGGCGGTTCGCTCGGACTCGACCAACTGCCGGGCGGCGGACTACCGGACGACATCGAGGTGCCCGGACTCGGAGACATCGGCGGCCTGCTGCCCGACCGCCTCGGGGACCTCGCGAACGCCAACGCGGAGGTCGGCTTCACCGTCGACACCGTGCCGACCCTGCTCGGCGGTACGGGATGGGTGCTCGGCGTGCTGCTGATCGCACTGCTGGCCTCGCGCCGTACGCCATTGCCGCGCGGCTGGGAGGCCGTGCACCGGGTGGTACGGCCGGCCGCGTCCGCGCTGGTCACGGTGTTGCTGGTGGCGGTCCTCGCGGGGCTCGCGGCGGCGGCGTACGCGGCGATCGGCGACGACCATCCGAAACGGATCGCGGGCGCTGCCCTGCTCGGGGCGCCCAACGGGGTGTGGCTGGGCGTCCCGATCGGGCTCTTCGTGCCGTGGGACGGCTCGGCCTCGGGCGGGCTCGTACAGTTCCTGCCCGCCCCGCTGGACGAGTTGCTGAGCCTGTCCTCCGACCAGCCCGCCACTCTCGGGCGGCTGGCCGAACTGGACGGGCGGGTCTGGCTGTTGGGGGTCGCGACCGCGTTGATGATGCTGTACGCGGGCGTGCTGACCGCGGTGCGTACGCCGTTCGTACGCGCGCGGGGGGCCGCCCTCGGTTTCGCGGGGCGCTGTGCGCTGCGGCTGGCGATCGTGACGGCGCTCGCGCTGCCGCTGCTCGCCTGGCTGACGGAGGTGTCCGTGGACGCCTCGCTGTCCGTTCTCGGTGTCGACGCGTTCGACGCCGGCATCGAGTTGCACGGGCAGCTGGGCATGGCAATGCTGCTCGGCGCCTTGTGGGGCGCGGGTGCGGGGGCGGCGGGGGCGCTGCTCGCCTGTGCCAGCGGGGCCGCGGGGCGGCGCGCGGCCCCGCTGGCGCGGGGGGATGCGGAGGGGTCGACGGAGCCGGGCGGGCAGACCAGGCCGGTCGAGCCGGTGGCACCGTCGTACGCGGAGAGCCCCGAGCAGCGGTACGCAGAGAGCCCTGAACAGCCGGGGCCCTACAGCCCCGCCCCCTCGTACCGCTCGCCGAACCCCGATACCAACCCCTATCTGAACCTCCCGGACGATCTACGGGAGCCCGAGGACGGACGGCGGCATCCCGGACCCCGGCCTCCCGGGACCCGAGCACCCGGGGCCCGGCCTCCCGCTGCTCCGCCTCCCGGCTCACGGCCTCCCGCTGCTCCGCCGCCTGGCGCACGGCCGTCCGGAGCGCAGTCTCCTGGCCCACGGCCTCCGGGAGCGCAGCCTCCCGGCTCATGGCCTCCCGGAACACAGCCTCCCGGCCAGCGGCCTTCCGGAGCACAGCCTCCTGGCTCACAGCCTCCTGGCGCACAGGCCCCAGAGACCGGGCGCCCTCCCGATGTGTACGGCGCCCCTACGGTCGCGGGCCCCTACACCCCACCGCCCGCCCCGAAGCCGCGCTCCAAGCGCGGGCCGTCCCAGGACGGGCCGCCTCCGCCGCCGGAGGAACCGCCGCCTCCGCCCAGGCGGCCTCGCGGACGGCCGTGA
- a CDS encoding SDR family NAD(P)-dependent oxidoreductase, translated as MPVAIITGASKGLGRALAEALAERGWDLVLDARTAQVLQETAAALGKHGTRVEALPGDVTVAEHRTTLVAAASRLGGVDLLVNNASALGAEPLVRLEDLALDGLRRALEVNVVAALGLIQEALPLLRASAAGAVIDISSDAAAEAYETWGGYGASKSALDHLSVVLAEEEPGLRVWAVDPGDMDTDLYAAAVPPGDEEARPAPSSVVPGFLRLLDERPASGRYAAPSLVGAR; from the coding sequence ATGCCGGTAGCGATCATCACGGGGGCTTCGAAGGGGCTGGGGCGGGCGCTCGCCGAAGCACTGGCGGAGCGTGGCTGGGATCTGGTGCTCGACGCCAGGACGGCTCAGGTGCTCCAGGAGACGGCCGCGGCGCTCGGCAAGCACGGGACACGGGTGGAGGCGCTGCCCGGGGACGTCACGGTCGCGGAGCACCGTACGACGCTGGTGGCGGCGGCATCGCGGCTCGGCGGTGTCGATCTGCTGGTGAACAATGCGAGCGCGCTCGGCGCCGAGCCGCTCGTACGCCTGGAGGATCTGGCGCTGGACGGGCTGAGGCGGGCGCTGGAGGTCAACGTGGTGGCGGCGCTCGGCCTCATCCAGGAGGCACTGCCGCTGCTGCGGGCCTCGGCGGCGGGCGCGGTCATCGACATCAGCTCGGACGCGGCGGCCGAGGCGTACGAGACCTGGGGCGGCTACGGGGCGTCGAAGTCGGCCCTCGACCATCTCTCGGTGGTGCTCGCCGAGGAGGAGCCCGGGCTGCGGGTCTGGGCGGTCGATCCGGGCGACATGGACACGGATCTGTACGCGGCGGCCGTACCACCGGGCGACGAGGAGGCGCGGCCGGCGCCGTCGAGCGTCGTCCCGGGGTTTCTGCGGCTGCTCGATGAGCGGCCGGCCAGTGGCCGCTATGCGGCGCCCTCCTTGGTGGGGGCGCGATGA
- a CDS encoding SPFH domain-containing protein, which yields MEPIIIVLIILVVLVFIALIKTIQVIPQASAAIVERFGRYTRTLNAGLNIVVPFIDSIRNRIDLREQVVPFPPQPVITQDNLVVNIDTVIYYQVTDARAATYEVASYIQAIEQLTVTTLRNIIGGMDLERTLTSREEINAALRGVLDEATGKWGIRVNRVELKAIEPPTSIQDSMEKQMRADRDKRAAILTAEGIRQSAILTAEGEKQSAILRAEGEARAAALRAEGEAQAIRTVFESIHAGDADQKLLAYQYLQMLPKIAEGDANKLWIVPSEIGDALKGLSGAMGNFGPMGGNSSGGGTERLEKPTVTD from the coding sequence ATGGAACCGATCATCATCGTCCTGATCATTCTGGTGGTGTTGGTCTTCATCGCGCTGATCAAAACCATCCAAGTCATCCCACAGGCCAGCGCCGCCATCGTCGAGCGCTTCGGCCGCTACACGCGCACACTCAACGCGGGCCTGAACATCGTCGTCCCGTTCATCGACTCGATCCGCAACCGCATCGACCTCCGTGAACAGGTCGTCCCCTTCCCGCCGCAACCGGTGATCACCCAGGACAACCTGGTCGTCAACATCGACACGGTCATCTACTACCAGGTCACCGACGCCCGAGCCGCCACGTACGAAGTCGCCAGCTATATCCAGGCGATCGAGCAGCTCACCGTCACCACCCTCCGCAACATCATCGGCGGCATGGACCTGGAGCGGACCCTGACCTCCCGCGAGGAGATCAACGCGGCGCTGCGCGGCGTCCTCGACGAGGCAACCGGCAAGTGGGGCATCCGCGTCAACCGCGTCGAGCTCAAGGCCATCGAACCGCCCACCTCCATCCAGGACTCGATGGAGAAGCAGATGCGCGCCGACCGCGACAAGCGCGCCGCGATCCTCACCGCCGAAGGTATCCGCCAGTCCGCCATCCTCACCGCCGAAGGTGAGAAGCAGTCCGCGATCCTGCGCGCCGAAGGTGAGGCCAGGGCCGCCGCACTGCGCGCCGAGGGCGAGGCCCAGGCGATCCGTACGGTCTTCGAGTCCATCCACGCCGGCGACGCGGACCAGAAGCTCCTCGCCTACCAGTACCTCCAGATGCTCCCGAAGATCGCCGAGGGCGACGCCAACAAGCTCTGGATCGTCCCCAGCGAAATCGGCGACGCACTCAAGGGCTTGAGCGGCGCCATGGGCAACTTCGGCCCGATGGGCGGCAATTCGTCCGGCGGAGGCACAGAGCGCCTCGAGAAGCCAACGGTCACCGACTGA
- a CDS encoding transglycosylase SLT domain-containing protein, giving the protein MPKYTDGSGHRPALSKLTELTQQTRTKLTHTGQKLNTTRQKLSKKHQLGVAGVAGLGAAAVALSLIPGGGSEASTTESVSASSVAFSSRQVDDVKGGVEKQLNDALTQAKAAAEKKQADAAAAAKKAADAKAKAAAEAAKQKAEQARKAKEAASRAAQRAKAKPVAKTYPNNLDGWIRESLDVMKKNGIPGSYDGIKRNILRESSGNPNAINNWDINAINGVPSKGLLQVIPPTFQAYHVPGTSWNIYDPVANITAACNYAADRYGTMDNVNGAY; this is encoded by the coding sequence ATGCCCAAGTACACCGACGGTTCCGGCCATCGCCCCGCCCTCTCCAAGCTGACCGAACTCACCCAGCAGACCAGGACGAAGCTGACCCACACCGGGCAGAAGCTGAACACCACGAGGCAGAAGCTGTCCAAGAAACATCAGCTCGGGGTCGCCGGTGTCGCCGGTCTCGGTGCCGCGGCCGTCGCCCTGTCGCTCATACCCGGCGGCGGCTCCGAGGCCAGCACCACCGAGTCCGTCTCCGCCTCCTCCGTCGCCTTCAGCTCCCGGCAGGTCGATGACGTGAAGGGCGGCGTCGAGAAGCAGCTGAACGACGCCCTCACGCAGGCCAAGGCCGCCGCCGAGAAGAAGCAGGCCGACGCCGCGGCCGCCGCGAAGAAGGCCGCCGACGCCAAGGCGAAGGCCGCCGCGGAAGCCGCCAAGCAGAAGGCCGAGCAGGCACGCAAGGCGAAGGAGGCCGCGAGCCGGGCCGCCCAGCGCGCCAAGGCCAAGCCGGTCGCGAAGACCTACCCGAACAACCTCGACGGCTGGATCCGCGAGTCGCTCGACGTCATGAAGAAGAACGGCATCCCGGGCTCGTACGACGGCATCAAGCGCAACATCCTGCGTGAGTCCTCGGGCAACCCGAACGCCATCAACAACTGGGACATCAACGCCATCAACGGCGTCCCGTCCAAGGGCCTGCTGCAGGTGATTCCGCCGACCTTCCAGGCGTACCACGTGCCCGGCACGTCCTGGAACATCTACGACCCGGTCGCCAACATCACCGCGGCCTGCAACTACGCGGCCGACCGCTACGGCACCATGGACAACGTCAACGGCGCGTACTGA
- a CDS encoding FHA domain-containing protein, producing MPELVLELNGRTWTLDASRPYALGRDPQGDIVLDDARVSWRHATISFNGRSWVVEDHGSTNGTFVQGHRIHHMEIGPGSSVNLGNANDGPLVKVSAAGSASAAPQAEPQQQPYAAQGAGAAGWAAQQAPPGQQSPQQGWQKPPQVPQQGPSEPYAQKVPGGGAGAPPVYGDRSPTTFHQLALGRVMRIGRALENELVVSDLQVSRHHAEFHSSPDGRYEIRDLGSHNGTYVNGMPIAKGGSALLGPNDIVGVGHSTFRLVGDRLEEFVDTGEVSFSARHLTVTVDGGKQILKDVSFGVPEKSLIAVIGPSGSGKSTLLKALTGYRPANEGDVLYDNRNLYKQFAELRQRIGLVPQDDILHKELTVKKALKYAAKLRFPADTTGAERDARIDEVLRELKLDIHKEKKVTSLSGGQRKRVSVALELLTKPSLIFLDEPTSGLDPGMDRDVMQLLRGLADDGRTVLVVTHSVAELAICDKLLVMAPGGSVAYFGPPEEALNFFGYDTWADVFSAFENYRDYDWAGRWKGSQHYQMYAADIDAVAAQSTQMPPAQSMRPPKPQGWGSQLFTLIRRYVSVIASDKGFLALTVILPAVLGAVSLLIDPDKTLLVNENPKTGRIIPNGTATTVLLILAVGACFAGAANSVRELIKERVIYERERATGLSRSAYLMSKVIVLGVITVLQGAMVGAIGFSSRTIPDEALIFGTGKTAVMLELSIPIMGLGFTSMMFGLVISSLVKTSEKTMPLLVMFAIVQVVFTGCLFILHGALGVNEFSYLMPSRWAVAAAGATLDFNRISPNTDDPGSTDPLWEHTAAAWGMDMAALIALGVICGFFVARFLRRHEPEVMRK from the coding sequence GTGCCGGAACTCGTACTGGAATTGAATGGACGGACCTGGACGCTCGATGCGTCCAGGCCTTACGCCCTCGGACGCGATCCGCAGGGGGACATCGTGCTCGACGACGCCAGGGTGTCCTGGCGTCACGCCACGATCAGCTTCAACGGCCGCAGTTGGGTCGTAGAGGACCACGGCAGCACCAACGGCACCTTTGTGCAGGGCCACCGGATCCATCACATGGAGATCGGCCCGGGCTCGTCCGTGAACCTCGGCAACGCGAACGACGGCCCGCTCGTGAAGGTCTCGGCCGCCGGCTCGGCCTCGGCCGCACCACAGGCGGAGCCCCAGCAGCAGCCGTACGCCGCGCAGGGTGCGGGGGCGGCCGGCTGGGCGGCCCAGCAGGCGCCGCCGGGGCAGCAGTCGCCGCAGCAGGGCTGGCAGAAGCCGCCGCAGGTCCCGCAACAGGGGCCTTCGGAGCCGTACGCGCAGAAGGTTCCCGGTGGTGGCGCGGGGGCGCCGCCGGTCTACGGCGACCGCAGCCCCACTACGTTCCACCAGCTGGCCCTCGGCCGTGTGATGCGTATCGGCCGTGCGCTGGAGAACGAGCTGGTCGTTTCCGACCTGCAAGTCTCCCGTCACCACGCCGAGTTCCACTCGTCGCCCGACGGCCGCTACGAGATCCGCGACCTCGGCTCGCACAATGGCACGTACGTCAACGGTATGCCGATCGCCAAGGGCGGCTCCGCGCTGCTCGGCCCGAACGACATCGTCGGTGTCGGCCACTCGACGTTCCGCCTGGTCGGCGACCGCCTCGAGGAGTTCGTCGACACCGGTGAGGTCTCCTTCTCGGCCCGCCATCTGACGGTGACGGTCGACGGCGGCAAGCAGATCCTCAAGGACGTCTCCTTCGGCGTACCGGAGAAGTCGCTCATCGCGGTCATCGGCCCGTCCGGATCCGGCAAATCGACGCTCCTGAAGGCGCTCACGGGCTACCGCCCCGCCAACGAGGGCGACGTCCTCTACGACAACCGGAACCTCTACAAGCAGTTCGCCGAGTTGCGCCAGCGCATCGGTCTGGTCCCGCAGGACGACATCCTGCACAAGGAGCTGACCGTCAAGAAGGCCCTCAAGTACGCGGCCAAGCTGCGCTTCCCCGCGGACACCACGGGCGCGGAGCGCGACGCCCGTATCGACGAGGTGCTGCGCGAGCTCAAGCTGGACATCCACAAGGAGAAGAAGGTCACCTCCCTCTCCGGTGGCCAGCGCAAGCGTGTGTCGGTGGCGTTGGAGCTGCTGACCAAGCCCTCGCTGATCTTCCTGGACGAGCCGACCTCCGGCCTCGACCCGGGCATGGACCGCGATGTCATGCAGTTGCTGCGCGGCCTCGCCGACGACGGCCGTACGGTCCTGGTGGTCACCCACTCCGTGGCCGAACTGGCGATCTGCGACAAGCTTCTGGTCATGGCCCCCGGCGGTTCGGTGGCCTATTTCGGCCCGCCCGAGGAGGCTCTGAACTTCTTCGGCTACGACACCTGGGCCGATGTCTTCTCCGCCTTCGAGAACTACCGCGACTACGACTGGGCGGGCCGCTGGAAGGGCTCGCAGCACTACCAGATGTACGCAGCGGACATCGACGCCGTCGCCGCGCAGTCGACGCAGATGCCGCCCGCCCAGTCGATGCGTCCACCGAAGCCGCAGGGCTGGGGTTCGCAGTTGTTCACTCTGATCCGCCGCTATGTGTCGGTGATCGCGTCCGACAAGGGCTTCCTGGCGCTGACGGTGATCCTGCCGGCGGTGCTCGGCGCGGTGAGCCTGCTCATCGACCCGGACAAGACGCTGCTGGTCAACGAGAACCCGAAGACCGGCAGAATCATCCCGAACGGCACGGCCACCACGGTCCTGCTGATCCTCGCGGTCGGCGCGTGCTTCGCGGGCGCCGCCAACTCGGTTCGCGAGCTGATCAAGGAACGGGTCATTTACGAGCGGGAGCGGGCGACCGGCCTCTCCCGTTCCGCGTATCTGATGTCCAAGGTGATCGTCCTCGGCGTGATCACGGTGCTGCAGGGCGCCATGGTCGGCGCGATCGGCTTCTCCAGCCGGACGATCCCCGACGAGGCCCTGATCTTCGGCACCGGCAAAACCGCCGTCATGCTCGAACTCTCCATCCCGATCATGGGGCTCGGCTTCACCTCGATGATGTTCGGCCTGGTCATCTCCTCGCTGGTGAAGACCTCCGAGAAGACCATGCCGCTGCTGGTGATGTTCGCGATCGTCCAGGTCGTGTTCACCGGCTGCCTGTTCATCCTGCACGGCGCGCTCGGCGTCAACGAGTTCTCGTATCTGATGCCCTCGCGCTGGGCCGTCGCCGCCGCCGGCGCCACGCTGGACTTCAACCGGATCAGCCCGAACACGGACGACCCGGGCAGCACGGACCCGCTGTGGGAGCATACGGCCGCGGCCTGGGGCATGGACATGGCCGCACTGATCGCCCTCGGCGTCATCTGCGGCTTCTTCGTGGCCCGCTTCCTGCGCCGCCACGAGCCCGAGGTCATGCGCAAGTAA
- a CDS encoding GAF domain-containing sensor histidine kinase yields MSQGPRSGLAAVSSALLAMSRHLEVRDVLKTIVASARELLDAEYAALGVPDDHGGFAQFVVDGVSDAQWKAIGPLPRQHGILASMLHEARPERLADVRKDPRFEGWPSAHPELADFLGLPIRDGDEVIGILFLANKECPKPQGGCGFTEEDEELLSILAQHAAIALTNARLYERSRELTIAEERSRLAHELHDAVSQKLFSLRLTAQAAATLVDRDPGRAKGELQQVAALAAEAADELRAAVIELRPAALDEDGLAATLRTQIQVLDRAHAARVTFTGRGVRALPSAQEEAILRVAQEALHNALRHSGAAHVDVTLDKRGPGAALRVTDDGSGFDPQAIRRAGRHLGLVSMRDRASGVGGRLTVESAPGKGTTIEMEVPGG; encoded by the coding sequence ATGAGTCAAGGACCCAGGTCGGGCCTGGCCGCGGTGAGTTCCGCGCTGCTGGCCATGAGCAGGCATCTCGAGGTGCGCGACGTCCTCAAGACGATCGTCGCCTCGGCCCGCGAACTGCTCGACGCCGAGTACGCGGCGCTCGGAGTCCCCGACGACCACGGTGGTTTCGCTCAGTTCGTGGTGGACGGCGTCAGCGACGCCCAGTGGAAGGCCATCGGCCCGCTGCCGCGCCAGCACGGCATCCTGGCCTCGATGCTCCACGAGGCCAGGCCCGAGCGCCTCGCCGATGTGCGCAAGGACCCCCGCTTCGAGGGCTGGCCGAGCGCCCACCCGGAGCTCGCCGACTTCCTCGGGCTGCCCATCCGCGACGGCGACGAGGTCATCGGCATCCTCTTCCTCGCCAACAAGGAGTGCCCGAAACCACAAGGGGGCTGCGGCTTCACCGAGGAGGACGAGGAACTCCTGTCGATCCTCGCCCAGCACGCCGCGATCGCGCTGACCAACGCCCGCCTGTACGAGCGCAGCCGCGAACTCACCATCGCCGAGGAGCGCTCCCGCCTCGCGCACGAACTGCACGACGCCGTCAGCCAGAAACTGTTCTCCCTGCGCCTCACCGCCCAGGCCGCGGCCACCCTCGTCGACCGCGACCCCGGCAGGGCCAAGGGCGAACTCCAGCAGGTGGCCGCCCTCGCCGCGGAGGCCGCCGACGAACTGCGCGCCGCCGTCATCGAGTTGCGCCCCGCGGCCCTCGACGAGGACGGCCTGGCGGCCACGCTGCGCACCCAGATCCAGGTCCTCGACCGTGCCCACGCCGCACGCGTGACCTTCACCGGCCGAGGCGTACGCGCCCTGCCCTCCGCCCAGGAGGAGGCCATCCTGCGCGTCGCCCAGGAGGCCCTGCACAACGCGCTGCGGCACTCCGGAGCGGCACATGTCGACGTCACCCTCGACAAGCGCGGCCCGGGAGCGGCCCTCCGCGTCACCGACGACGGCAGCGGATTCGACCCCCAGGCGATACGACGCGCGGGACGCCACCTCGGCCTGGTGTCCATGCGCGACAGAGCGAGCGGAGTCGGCGGCCGGCTGACCGTGGAATCGGCGCCCGGAAAAGGCACCACGATCGAGATGGAGGTCCCCGGTGGCTGA